The Nostoc sp. 'Lobaria pulmonaria (5183) cyanobiont' genome window below encodes:
- a CDS encoding energy transducer TonB, producing MSFSGTTVEQRSKEVEALKSFLTYSLIGSLALHIGVLSSGIGNYLTRVPTGEEEPIEVAIIDTPTAEPEKPLEKITEEPKKEPEIVQKQPREIPPVQKPVQELIERPKIQPVEQQLKQTTRIQPVEQQPKQTTQNPQPTNREIAPKPEVPVKTVAPQSGGGGGGGGGGSSVLTDNSGSSGSGVALSTGSGTGTGTGIGSGIGSGRGSGIGSGSGSGTGSGIGSGSGSGTGSGIGSGSGSGIGNGVGNRPTVATAPTAPTPPQINNSGNGNGRAACRECNIKYPEGARRRGVEGRPEVKVDTDKEGNVTNVRLTSSSGNRELDEDYARQARSWKLKPSEGGRQGVTIATEFAIKGSRRSRQVQERQAQREAEQKTQQAAAAANSTPENPRRRRRELTPPSNETTATRPAISGLSRRLEPQRRESTATSSSSEARTTRTQGSATESLRRIRRERAATDSSPKPQATTNQRRRRDNNNSSQNKLRDSLRGLRQQRQSQPAAPSTTPSQP from the coding sequence ATGAGCTTTTCCGGCACTACTGTCGAGCAACGTTCCAAAGAAGTTGAGGCTCTCAAGTCTTTTCTGACTTACAGTCTGATAGGTTCACTGGCGCTGCATATCGGCGTACTGTCCTCAGGCATAGGTAATTATTTGACAAGAGTGCCCACTGGAGAAGAAGAACCAATAGAGGTGGCGATCATAGATACTCCGACTGCGGAGCCAGAAAAACCACTTGAAAAAATTACAGAAGAACCCAAAAAAGAACCAGAAATTGTTCAAAAACAGCCTAGAGAAATTCCACCAGTACAAAAACCAGTACAAGAATTGATTGAAAGACCAAAAATTCAGCCAGTTGAACAACAACTAAAACAAACTACTCGAATTCAGCCAGTTGAACAACAACCAAAACAAACTACTCAAAACCCACAACCAACAAATAGGGAAATTGCTCCCAAGCCAGAAGTCCCTGTGAAAACTGTTGCTCCTCAGAGCGGTGGTGGCGGCGGTGGCGGCGGCGGTGGTAGTTCAGTCCTGACGGATAACTCTGGTAGTTCTGGCTCTGGCGTTGCTTTAAGTACAGGTTCAGGTACAGGTACAGGTACAGGAATTGGCTCAGGAATTGGCAGTGGTAGAGGCTCAGGAATTGGTTCTGGCTCAGGTAGTGGTACAGGTTCAGGAATTGGTTCTGGCTCAGGTAGTGGTACAGGTTCAGGAATTGGCTCTGGCTCTGGCAGTGGTATAGGCAATGGAGTAGGAAACCGTCCGACAGTAGCAACTGCACCAACTGCACCAACACCTCCACAAATTAACAATTCAGGTAACGGTAATGGTCGTGCAGCTTGCCGCGAATGCAACATCAAGTATCCAGAGGGAGCAAGACGGCGAGGCGTCGAAGGCAGACCAGAAGTAAAAGTTGATACTGATAAAGAAGGTAATGTCACCAACGTGCGGCTTACTAGCTCCAGTGGAAACCGCGAATTAGATGAAGATTACGCCAGACAAGCACGTAGTTGGAAATTAAAACCCTCAGAAGGTGGTAGACAAGGAGTAACTATCGCCACTGAATTTGCCATAAAAGGTTCACGGCGATCGCGCCAAGTTCAAGAACGGCAAGCACAAAGAGAAGCAGAACAGAAAACCCAGCAGGCAGCAGCTGCTGCTAACTCTACACCAGAAAATCCAAGACGTAGGCGCAGAGAGTTGACACCCCCATCTAATGAAACTACAGCCACAAGACCAGCAATATCTGGATTGAGTAGACGGTTGGAACCTCAAAGACGAGAAAGTACTGCTACAAGCTCATCATCTGAAGCTCGGACAACTCGTACTCAAGGCAGTGCAACAGAGTCTCTACGCCGCATCCGGCGTGAGCGAGCGGCTACCGATTCATCTCCAAAGCCACAAGCAACCACAAATCAACGGCGGCGAAGAGATAACAACAACAGTAGCCAGAACAAGTTGCGGGACTCTTTGCGCGGTTTACGCCAACAACGTCAATCGCAACCTGCTGCACCATCTACTACTCCTAGTCAGCCGTAG
- a CDS encoding tetratricopeptide repeat protein, translating into MPEDSGKFAEKIGAFAAPGAQVNIGTQIIEGQKQLTPTKSIPYRGSVHFVGRETELTMLHEDLQRGNYVAIAGMGGVGKTELATQYARRYQQDYGGIAWFNDRKTNLAAEVLEFFRLQFGLEIPQELAGILSLKEQVAWCWSKYPNSPLPILIVFDDVTDLDNLREVVPNDNRFRVLVTTRLRHLDANLIQEIPLDVLSPQKEPGKALELLKRLLGEKDKRVENQPEAATAICECLEYLPLGIELVGGYLVRDLDISLDIMFGRLQERKLAESALQDRETLNSTQLGVKAAFALTWSELNPLAQQLGIFLSLFSPVQILWELVIWVATGGGEAENQEQKQLTWSEDELNAAKNQLYERNLLQLVEERAGCYKIHALVRWFLQGQLADAGEMKSVLERTFASAMIAKAQILPDSATSEQIESIRDIVLHLEDLGKRIIAEIKEAKEAQIISLASVPSDEVIWIFEGITEFYKGQGLYKLAEPWSEECVYACQSLFAGDHPDVATSLNNLALLYDSLGRYSDAEPLYSDALAMIKRLFAGDHPNVASCLNNLAFLYYSLGRYSDAEPLYSDALAMIKRLFAGDHPDVASSLNNLAGLYESLGRYSDAEPLYSDALAMRKRLFAGDHPNVATSLNNLAGLYESLGRYSDAEPLYSEALAMTKRLFAGDHPYVATSLNNLAGLYESLGRYSDAEPLYSEALAMRKRLFAGDHPYVATSLNNLALLYESLGRYSDAEPLYSDALAMRKRLFAGDHPDVASSLNNLAGLYKSLGRYSDAEPLYSEALAMRKRLFAGDHPYVATSLNNLALLYESLGRYSDAEPLYSDALAMRKRLFAGDHPDVASSLNNLAGLYKSLGRYSDAEPLYSDALAMRKRLFAGDHPDVASSLNNLAGLYESLGRYSDAEPLYSDALAMRKRLFAGDHPDVASSLNNLAALYYSLGRYSDAEPLYSDALAMRKRLFAGDHPNVASSLNNLAALYYSLGRYSDAEPLYSDALAMRKRLFAGDHPDVATSLNNLAALYYSLGRYSDAEPLYSEALAMCQRVLGVNHPTTATIRQNLAILQRQSTPRPIRKRRLGQFVQTLKAILILPFSLLWRLAKKLIRN; encoded by the coding sequence ATGCCTGAAGACTCTGGCAAGTTTGCCGAAAAAATTGGTGCTTTTGCTGCCCCTGGCGCTCAAGTTAACATTGGCACTCAAATTATTGAGGGGCAGAAACAGTTAACTCCCACAAAATCTATCCCTTATCGCGGTTCTGTTCATTTTGTCGGGCGAGAAACGGAACTGACAATGCTGCATGAAGACTTGCAGCGCGGAAATTATGTAGCAATAGCCGGAATGGGTGGCGTGGGCAAAACTGAATTAGCTACCCAATACGCCAGACGATATCAACAAGATTATGGTGGAATTGCCTGGTTTAACGACAGAAAAACCAATCTCGCCGCCGAAGTTTTAGAGTTTTTCCGGTTGCAGTTCGGTTTGGAGATTCCCCAAGAATTAGCAGGAATTTTAAGCCTTAAAGAACAAGTCGCCTGGTGTTGGTCTAAATATCCTAACTCTCCCTTGCCGATTTTAATCGTCTTCGATGACGTAACTGATTTAGACAACCTCCGCGAAGTCGTTCCCAACGATAACCGCTTCCGAGTCCTAGTAACTACTCGACTGCGGCATTTAGATGCTAATTTAATTCAAGAGATTCCCTTAGATGTTCTCTCGCCCCAAAAAGAACCAGGTAAAGCCTTAGAACTGTTAAAACGACTGTTGGGGGAAAAAGATAAGCGAGTTGAAAACCAACCAGAAGCCGCAACAGCAATATGTGAATGTCTGGAATATTTGCCCTTGGGCATAGAGTTAGTGGGAGGTTATTTAGTACGCGACCTGGACATATCTTTAGATATCATGTTTGGGCGATTGCAAGAACGTAAATTAGCAGAGTCAGCTTTACAAGACCGAGAAACTCTCAACTCAACTCAACTAGGAGTCAAAGCCGCCTTTGCTTTAACTTGGTCAGAACTCAACCCACTGGCGCAACAACTAGGAATATTTTTGAGTTTATTTTCTCCTGTACAGATTCTTTGGGAATTGGTTATTTGGGTGGCGACAGGTGGAGGGGAAGCAGAAAATCAAGAACAAAAACAGCTAACTTGGTCAGAAGATGAATTAAACGCAGCTAAAAATCAACTCTACGAGCGCAACTTGCTGCAACTGGTAGAAGAAAGAGCAGGATGTTATAAAATTCATGCCTTAGTGCGGTGGTTTTTGCAAGGGCAGTTAGCCGATGCTGGCGAGATGAAATCAGTTTTGGAAAGAACCTTCGCCTCCGCTATGATAGCTAAAGCTCAAATCCTTCCTGATTCTGCCACTTCTGAGCAGATTGAAAGCATCAGAGATATCGTTCTCCATCTCGAAGACCTGGGTAAGCGTATAATTGCAGAGATAAAAGAAGCAAAAGAAGCACAGATAATTTCTCTAGCATCAGTCCCTAGCGATGAAGTAATTTGGATATTTGAGGGGATAACAGAATTTTACAAAGGACAAGGATTATATAAATTAGCAGAACCTTGGAGTGAAGAATGCGTATATGCTTGCCAGTCCTTGTTTGCTGGCGACCATCCGGATGTGGCTACTAGCTTGAACAATTTAGCTTTACTCTACGATAGCCTTGGGCGGTACAGCGATGCCGAACCACTATACAGTGATGCTTTGGCAATGATAAAGCGCCTGTTTGCTGGCGACCATCCCAATGTGGCTAGTTGCTTGAACAATTTAGCTTTCCTCTACTATAGCCTTGGGCGGTACAGTGATGCCGAACCACTATACAGTGATGCTTTGGCAATGATAAAGCGCCTGTTTGCTGGCGACCATCCGGATGTGGCTAGTAGCTTGAACAATTTAGCAGGACTCTACGAAAGCCTTGGGCGGTACAGCGATGCCGAACCACTATACAGTGATGCTTTGGCAATGAGAAAGCGCCTGTTTGCTGGCGACCATCCCAATGTGGCTACTAGCTTGAACAATTTAGCAGGACTCTACGAAAGCCTTGGGCGGTACAGCGATGCCGAACCACTATACAGTGAAGCTTTGGCAATGACAAAGCGCCTGTTTGCTGGCGACCATCCCTATGTGGCTACTAGCTTGAACAATTTAGCAGGACTCTACGAAAGCCTTGGGAGGTACAGCGATGCCGAACCACTATACAGTGAAGCTTTGGCAATGAGAAAGCGCCTGTTTGCTGGCGACCATCCCTATGTGGCTACTAGCTTGAACAATTTAGCTTTACTCTACGAAAGCCTTGGGAGGTACAGCGATGCCGAACCACTATACAGTGATGCTTTGGCAATGAGAAAGCGCCTGTTTGCTGGCGACCATCCCGATGTGGCTAGTAGCTTGAACAATTTAGCAGGACTCTACAAAAGCCTTGGGCGGTACAGCGATGCCGAACCACTATACAGTGAAGCTTTGGCAATGAGAAAGCGCCTGTTTGCTGGCGACCATCCCTATGTGGCTACTAGCTTGAACAATTTAGCTTTACTCTACGAAAGCCTTGGGAGGTACAGCGATGCCGAACCACTATACAGTGATGCTTTGGCAATGAGAAAGCGCCTGTTTGCTGGCGACCATCCCGATGTGGCTAGTAGCTTGAACAATTTAGCAGGACTCTACAAAAGCCTTGGGCGGTACAGCGATGCCGAACCACTATACAGTGATGCTTTGGCAATGAGAAAGCGCCTGTTTGCTGGCGACCATCCGGATGTGGCTAGTAGCTTGAACAATTTAGCAGGACTCTACGAAAGCCTTGGGCGGTACAGCGATGCCGAACCACTATACAGTGATGCTTTGGCAATGAGAAAGCGCCTGTTTGCTGGCGACCATCCGGATGTGGCTAGTAGCTTGAACAATTTAGCAGCACTCTACTATAGCCTTGGGCGGTACAGCGATGCCGAACCACTATACAGTGATGCTTTGGCAATGAGAAAGCGCCTGTTTGCTGGCGACCATCCCAATGTGGCTAGTAGCTTGAACAATTTAGCAGCACTCTACTATAGCCTTGGGCGGTACAGCGATGCCGAACCACTATACAGTGATGCTTTGGCAATGAGAAAGCGCCTGTTTGCTGGCGACCATCCGGATGTGGCTACTAGCTTGAACAATTTAGCAGCACTCTACTATAGCCTTGGGCGGTACAGCGATGCCGAACCACTATACAGTGAAGCTTTGGCAATGTGCCAACGGGTGTTAGGAGTTAATCATCCCACTACCGCGACAATTCGACAAAATCTAGCAATCCTGCAACGCCAGTCTACTCCCCGTCCTATCCGGAAACGTCGGTTAGGTCAATTTGTGCAAACCTTAAAGGCGATATTAATTTTACCGTTTTCTCTGTTGTGGCGATTGGCTAAAAAATTAATTCGTAATTAA
- a CDS encoding aldo/keto reductase, translated as MQTLQKLSLPSMGCGTWAWGNQLLWGYDESMDEQLQAVFNLCVSNGVTLFDTGDSYGTGRLNGRSESLLGRFNREYLGLGKENICIATKLAAYPWRWTRQSMVKACQSSAQRLGKNIDLVQMHWSTANYAPWQEEGLLDGLADLYEQRLVKGVGLSNYGPKRLQRVHKKFAQRGVPITTLQVQYSLLSTYPVTQLKLKDLCDELDIKLIAYSPLALGLLTGKYSEQGPLPKGIRGLLFKQMLSGMHRGKAASAGKSLWECLREVAQFRNKTMSQVAINWCICKGTIPIPGAKSVEQAKENLGALGWQLDAGEIAELDQAAASTDKKMVQNIFQTK; from the coding sequence ATGCAGACTCTCCAAAAACTCTCACTCCCAAGCATGGGCTGCGGCACTTGGGCTTGGGGCAACCAACTGCTTTGGGGATATGACGAAAGTATGGATGAGCAGTTGCAAGCGGTCTTTAACCTTTGTGTAAGCAACGGTGTAACTTTATTTGATACAGGTGATTCTTACGGAACTGGGAGATTGAATGGTCGCAGTGAGTCACTTCTGGGACGATTCAACCGAGAATATCTCGGTTTAGGCAAAGAAAATATTTGTATTGCGACTAAGCTTGCTGCTTACCCGTGGAGATGGACACGTCAATCAATGGTAAAGGCTTGCCAGTCATCTGCCCAACGCCTGGGAAAAAATATTGACTTGGTACAGATGCACTGGTCAACAGCAAACTATGCTCCTTGGCAAGAAGAAGGACTTTTAGATGGTCTTGCCGATTTGTATGAGCAAAGACTGGTCAAGGGCGTGGGATTATCCAATTATGGGCCAAAACGGCTTCAGCGAGTGCATAAAAAATTCGCCCAACGAGGTGTTCCGATTACAACTCTGCAAGTTCAATATTCTCTGTTGTCTACATATCCTGTGACTCAACTCAAGCTCAAAGACCTTTGCGATGAGTTGGACATTAAATTGATTGCCTACAGCCCTCTAGCTTTGGGACTACTGACAGGAAAATACTCTGAGCAAGGCCCTTTGCCTAAAGGCATTCGAGGTCTGTTATTTAAGCAAATGTTATCAGGAATGCACAGAGGTAAAGCGGCTTCTGCTGGCAAATCGCTTTGGGAATGTTTGCGAGAGGTGGCACAGTTCAGAAACAAAACTATGTCACAGGTAGCAATTAATTGGTGCATCTGTAAAGGAACTATTCCCATCCCTGGAGCAAAGAGCGTGGAACAAGCAAAGGAGAATCTTGGGGCGTTGGGTTGGCAATTAGACGCTGGTGAGATTGCAGAGTTGGATCAGGCGGCGGCGAGTACAGACAAAAAAATGGTACAAAATATCTTTCAAACTAAGTGA
- the ilvA gene encoding threonine ammonia-lyase, biosynthetic: MFCDYLIQILTARVYDVAQETPLEYAPNLSARLNNQLLLKREDMQSVFSFKLRGAYNKMVQLPPDILAQGVIAASAGNHAQGVALAAQRLGTRAIIVMPVTTPQVKVDAVRMRGGAVVLYGNTYDDAYSYARELEVEKGLTFIHPFDDPHVIAGQGTIGMEILRQYQQPIHAIFVAIGGGGLISGIGAYVKRLRPEIKIIGVEPVDADAMSQSLKAGHRVRLSQVGLFADGVAVREVGEETFRLCQQYVDEIILVGTDDTCAAIKDVFEDTRSILEPAGALAIAAAKAYAEREQIEGQTLIAVACGANMNFDRLRFVAERAELGERREAIFAVTIPEQRGSIRQFCECIGNRNLTEFNYRIADEKTAHIFVGVQIQNRADAVKMVETFEAHGFETLDLTDDELTKLHLRHMVGGHSPLADNELLYRFEFPERPGALMKFVTSMSPDWNISLFHYRNNGADYGRIVVGIQVPPHEMEEWQAFLDRLGYRYWDENKNPAYKLFLG, encoded by the coding sequence ATGTTTTGCGACTACCTCATCCAAATCCTGACTGCCCGTGTATATGATGTTGCCCAGGAAACACCACTGGAGTATGCACCAAATTTGTCTGCGCGGCTGAACAATCAACTCCTGTTGAAACGTGAGGATATGCAGTCAGTATTTTCCTTTAAACTGCGAGGTGCTTATAACAAGATGGTGCAACTGCCACCAGATATATTGGCACAGGGTGTAATTGCCGCGTCTGCGGGGAACCATGCTCAAGGAGTCGCCCTTGCAGCCCAACGGTTAGGAACCAGAGCGATTATTGTCATGCCAGTAACCACACCTCAAGTGAAGGTAGATGCGGTGAGAATGAGGGGCGGAGCAGTGGTGTTATATGGAAACACTTATGACGATGCTTATAGCTATGCGCGTGAATTAGAAGTAGAAAAAGGATTGACCTTTATTCATCCCTTTGACGATCCCCATGTAATTGCTGGACAGGGAACAATCGGGATGGAAATTTTACGGCAATATCAGCAACCCATCCATGCAATTTTTGTGGCAATTGGCGGCGGCGGATTAATTTCTGGGATTGGGGCTTATGTAAAACGGTTGCGTCCCGAAATCAAGATTATTGGTGTTGAACCAGTAGATGCTGATGCCATGTCTCAATCACTCAAAGCCGGACATCGGGTGCGCTTGTCCCAAGTGGGTTTATTTGCTGATGGCGTGGCGGTGCGGGAAGTAGGTGAAGAAACCTTCCGTTTATGTCAGCAGTATGTAGATGAAATTATTTTGGTGGGTACAGACGATACTTGTGCTGCGATTAAAGACGTGTTTGAGGATACGCGATCCATTTTAGAACCAGCTGGTGCATTAGCGATCGCAGCTGCCAAAGCCTACGCCGAACGAGAACAAATCGAGGGACAAACCTTAATTGCTGTCGCCTGTGGTGCAAACATGAATTTCGATCGCCTCCGCTTTGTAGCAGAACGCGCAGAGTTGGGCGAACGCCGCGAAGCAATCTTTGCAGTCACAATTCCAGAGCAACGGGGAAGTATTCGCCAGTTTTGTGAATGTATTGGCAACCGTAATCTTACCGAGTTTAATTATCGCATTGCCGACGAAAAAACAGCCCATATTTTTGTCGGCGTGCAAATTCAAAACCGTGCTGATGCTGTCAAGATGGTAGAAACCTTTGAAGCTCATGGATTTGAAACCCTTGATTTAACAGACGACGAACTAACTAAACTACATCTGCGGCACATGGTGGGCGGACACTCTCCCCTAGCTGACAATGAATTGCTCTACCGTTTTGAGTTTCCAGAACGTCCCGGCGCATTGATGAAGTTTGTGACTTCCATGAGTCCCGACTGGAATATTAGTCTTTTTCACTACCGCAATAACGGTGCAGACTACGGACGAATCGTTGTTGGTATCCAGGTTCCCCCCCACGAGATGGAAGAGTGGCAAGCTTTTCTCGATCGCCTGGGCTATCGCTATTGGGATGAGAATAAGAATCCGGCATACAAGCTGTTTTTGGGATAG
- a CDS encoding MotA/TolQ/ExbB proton channel family protein — protein MGIQNLFEAGGVVMLPLLAFSVLAGALMIERAKFWLQIGKRQNRVVREVLNLYRLDNLVSAVDKLQKNVDLPIARIFLAGLQLERPTPEKFRLALKSEAQAEIPMLKRFQPVFDTIIGLAPLLGLLGTILGLIRSFAGLNVGDVGATKTGAVTAGISEALVATASGLIVAIFVLLGASIFRGLYQRQITMIQEYGGQLEILFLDRYDQLNRHEQQEKSYGSR, from the coding sequence ATGGGAATTCAGAATTTGTTTGAAGCAGGCGGTGTGGTCATGTTGCCCCTGCTGGCGTTTTCGGTGTTGGCAGGGGCACTAATGATTGAGCGGGCGAAGTTTTGGCTACAGATTGGTAAGCGTCAAAACCGGGTGGTGCGAGAGGTTTTAAATCTTTATCGACTTGATAATCTCGTTAGTGCTGTGGATAAGCTGCAAAAAAACGTAGATTTACCTATAGCACGCATTTTTCTGGCTGGACTACAGCTAGAAAGACCGACTCCAGAAAAATTTCGTTTGGCTTTGAAAAGCGAGGCGCAAGCAGAAATCCCTATGCTCAAGCGATTTCAACCTGTATTTGACACCATTATCGGTTTAGCACCTCTGTTGGGACTTCTCGGCACAATTTTAGGATTAATTCGCTCATTTGCTGGACTGAATGTTGGTGATGTCGGAGCTACTAAAACTGGTGCAGTCACTGCTGGTATTAGTGAAGCTTTAGTTGCTACCGCTTCAGGATTGATTGTGGCTATCTTTGTGCTTTTAGGAGCCAGCATCTTCCGGGGACTATACCAGCGGCAGATAACAATGATTCAAGAGTACGGCGGACAGCTAGAAATACTGTTCCTCGATCGCTATGACCAACTCAATCGCCACGAACAACAGGAGAAGTCTTATGGATCTAGATGA
- a CDS encoding RNA recognition motif domain-containing protein — MSIYVGNLSYEVKEDDLRQVFAEYGTVKNVQLPIDRETGRMRGFGFVELESDAQEQAAIDALDNAEWMGRSLKVNKAKPKTDGGSSGGRRGNYGGGGGGRY; from the coding sequence ATGTCAATTTACGTTGGTAATCTATCTTATGAGGTTAAAGAAGATGACCTCCGGCAAGTCTTTGCAGAATACGGAACTGTAAAAAATGTTCAATTGCCTATCGACCGAGAAACAGGTCGGATGAGAGGTTTCGGCTTTGTGGAATTGGAATCAGACGCCCAAGAACAAGCGGCAATTGATGCCCTTGATAATGCTGAATGGATGGGTCGAAGCTTAAAAGTTAATAAAGCCAAGCCCAAGACAGACGGTGGTTCCTCTGGTGGTAGACGAGGAAACTATGGCGGTGGTGGTGGTGGCCGCTATTAA
- a CDS encoding type I restriction enzyme HsdR N-terminal domain-containing protein, whose product MTIPESIKKFITWIQGFDHRVLRNEDDVKEKLILPMFHYLCYPEICHREYSLKTYQSATYTKNAEIAQIYFATDDLKKQNTNTSLIFVEAIEPQKTKLNEAIEQAKFYSNHFKTLFFIVTNGYEIKVFQRLHYNREKLVFDLNIDTLKNNDVASKFYNKLNFDLVKNIDKNTASILTYTKYNLIEKLIIRHPDLQDFLEKYDFKPSITREGYDLVVVKPKVAIACNLPKAFREGNCQIEFSSILFKGLKINLNHQDILGQLMTGLHTQPNWGCRRFLKQIDKNNFTVNLGQITVILSKLEATDLCLCVDEICQEYQNLIIEFENALETWDFEFVKFSEVRGFILFSVSQELWELMQQFAKEFDYTKGKSEWHLFHREDISIRVSRGIRDHAFILPQFDRNLSLLASKKANIIYELNDVNLQSLKTAKFSLWQQNIGVRGTWTTRYTKQWLLDKYIPKVINYYSEKSQLSEAELLAKITNCRSERALIKEIDNITDLVPYLHDIQSWLHIYVENIVVSLLKPYYRAYTNLVRNTDSSITGIDYIFGNLRRVEWKNTQEENYSNSTDWKNLTFKYAIDCLDWQVTRIKNSEYENSFNADIITRIFIWIIENGKISFSQAQLNAAKQALIPLWEQSRFEVRYIYPNR is encoded by the coding sequence ATGACTATTCCAGAGTCAATTAAAAAATTCATTACATGGATACAAGGTTTTGACCATCGTGTTTTACGAAATGAAGATGATGTAAAAGAAAAGTTAATTTTGCCAATGTTTCACTATCTCTGCTATCCAGAGATATGTCATCGTGAATACTCTTTGAAAACATATCAATCAGCAACCTACACCAAAAATGCAGAAATTGCTCAGATTTATTTTGCAACAGATGATTTAAAAAAACAAAATACAAATACATCACTGATTTTTGTGGAAGCGATAGAACCGCAAAAAACGAAGCTAAATGAGGCTATTGAGCAAGCTAAATTTTATAGTAATCATTTTAAAACACTATTTTTTATTGTCACTAATGGATATGAAATCAAAGTTTTTCAGCGTTTGCATTATAATCGAGAAAAATTAGTATTCGATCTAAATATAGATACCTTAAAAAATAACGATGTCGCCTCAAAGTTTTATAATAAACTCAATTTTGATTTAGTTAAAAATATCGATAAAAATACAGCCAGTATTTTGACATATACTAAATATAACTTAATAGAAAAATTAATCATACGCCATCCAGATTTACAGGATTTTTTAGAAAAATATGATTTTAAGCCTTCTATAACGCGAGAAGGCTACGACTTAGTTGTTGTGAAACCAAAAGTAGCGATCGCCTGTAATTTACCCAAAGCTTTTAGAGAAGGTAATTGTCAAATAGAATTCAGTAGTATTCTTTTTAAAGGTCTAAAAATTAACTTAAATCATCAAGATATTTTAGGTCAGTTAATGACTGGATTACACACTCAACCGAATTGGGGTTGTCGTCGTTTTTTAAAACAGATAGATAAAAATAATTTTACAGTAAATTTGGGTCAAATAACAGTCATTTTATCAAAGCTAGAAGCAACAGACTTATGTTTGTGTGTTGATGAAATTTGTCAAGAATATCAAAATTTAATAATTGAATTTGAGAATGCTCTAGAAACATGGGATTTTGAATTCGTAAAGTTCTCAGAAGTTCGCGGTTTTATCCTTTTTTCTGTAAGCCAAGAATTATGGGAATTAATGCAGCAGTTTGCGAAAGAATTTGATTATACTAAAGGCAAGTCAGAATGGCATCTATTTCATAGAGAAGATATATCCATTCGAGTCAGTCGAGGAATTCGCGATCATGCATTTATCTTACCTCAATTTGACAGGAATTTATCTTTGTTAGCTAGTAAAAAAGCTAACATAATTTACGAGTTAAATGATGTTAACTTACAATCTCTTAAAACAGCTAAATTTAGCTTATGGCAGCAAAATATTGGAGTACGAGGAACTTGGACAACTAGATATACTAAACAGTGGTTATTAGATAAATATATTCCCAAAGTTATTAATTACTACTCAGAAAAATCTCAACTATCTGAAGCTGAATTGTTAGCAAAAATAACAAATTGCCGAAGTGAACGTGCGCTGATTAAAGAAATTGATAATATCACAGATTTAGTTCCTTATCTTCACGACATACAATCTTGGCTACATATATATGTGGAAAATATTGTTGTTTCGTTATTGAAACCATATTACCGAGCCTATACAAATTTAGTGCGTAATACAGATTCTTCGATAACAGGCATAGACTATATTTTTGGAAATTTGCGGAGAGTTGAGTGGAAAAATACGCAAGAAGAAAATTATAGCAATTCCACAGATTGGAAAAACTTGACTTTTAAATATGCTATAGATTGCTTAGATTGGCAAGTAACAAGAATCAAGAATAGTGAATACGAGAATAGTTTCAACGCAGATATAATTACTCGGATATTTATTTGGATTATAGAAAATGGTAAAATATCTTTTTCACAAGCTCAGTTAAATGCTGCTAAACAGGCTTTAATACCACTTTGGGAACAAAGTCGCTTTGAAGTGCGCTATATTTATCCTAATCGATAA
- a CDS encoding ExbD/TolR family protein: MDLDDNEPDLAPFINVVPLIDVMFALLTFFIMSTLFLTRSEGLPVNLPKAATAKEQQIPTKVTITVDEKGQVSLNRDPIAVNDVAARVRTLVGSNPDALVIINADQKVLHGEIVGIMDQVRQVKGARLAIATQR; the protein is encoded by the coding sequence ATGGATCTAGATGATAATGAACCAGATTTAGCACCATTTATAAATGTAGTACCTCTGATTGATGTAATGTTTGCCCTTTTGACATTTTTTATTATGTCAACGTTGTTTTTAACAAGGTCGGAAGGGTTGCCAGTAAATCTACCGAAGGCAGCCACGGCGAAGGAACAGCAAATTCCCACTAAAGTTACCATCACGGTAGATGAAAAAGGTCAGGTAAGCCTAAACCGCGATCCAATAGCAGTTAATGATGTAGCAGCGCGAGTGCGGACTTTAGTTGGTTCTAACCCAGATGCATTGGTGATTATTAATGCTGATCAAAAAGTCTTGCACGGTGAGATAGTGGGGATAATGGATCAAGTACGTCAGGTGAAAGGAGCAAGGTTAGCGATCGCTACCCAAAGATAA